From Streptomyces sp. NBC_00683, one genomic window encodes:
- a CDS encoding PucR family transcriptional regulator — MPPTLASLVQHSALKLTVRAGAGRLDTPVRWAHASELADPVPYMDGGELLLVTATNLDAEDPETMRRYVQRLAGAGVAGIGFAVGVTYEDIPDALVAAADESGLPLLEVPRRTPFIAISKAVSAAIAADQYRAVTAGFEAQRELTRAALAGDGPGELLTRLAAYVDGWAALYDTSGAVVAAAPDWAARRAARLTPDVERLRDRPAPASAVVGDTDDRVELQSLGTGRRTRGALAVGTGAALGTAERYAVHSAVALLTLTTARSRSLQGAEQRLGAAVLRMLLAGQPDHARAVAGDLYGGLLDAPFRLLIAEAFTPSAPSAPVATELLAETMEAAAARSGEALLMVPEGERVVVLAADGGAAVTACAAHAGTQDERPAHEPGKEEGDVVVGLSAPCGPIAVAAAYKQAEQALSVARRRGRALVEHEELAAGSVLPLLADDAVRAFADGMLRPLYEHDAKGRGDLVASLQAWLSRHGQWDAAAADLGVHRHTLRYRMRRVEEILGRSLDDPDVRMELWLALKTTAASSGTQ; from the coding sequence ATGCCCCCCACTCTCGCCTCGCTCGTCCAGCACTCCGCGCTCAAGCTCACGGTCCGGGCAGGGGCGGGCCGGCTCGACACGCCGGTGCGCTGGGCGCATGCCAGCGAGCTCGCCGACCCCGTGCCGTACATGGACGGCGGCGAACTCCTCCTCGTCACCGCCACGAACCTCGACGCCGAGGACCCCGAGACCATGCGCAGGTACGTCCAGCGCCTGGCCGGCGCCGGCGTCGCCGGGATCGGCTTCGCCGTCGGCGTCACCTACGAGGACATTCCCGACGCCCTCGTCGCCGCCGCCGACGAATCCGGGCTGCCGCTCCTCGAAGTTCCCCGCCGCACGCCGTTCATCGCCATCAGCAAGGCCGTGTCGGCGGCGATCGCCGCCGACCAGTACAGGGCCGTCACCGCGGGCTTCGAGGCCCAGCGGGAGCTGACCCGGGCCGCACTCGCCGGGGACGGCCCGGGAGAACTCCTGACCCGCCTCGCCGCGTACGTCGACGGCTGGGCGGCCCTGTACGACACCTCCGGCGCGGTCGTCGCCGCGGCGCCCGACTGGGCTGCCCGCCGCGCCGCCCGGCTCACGCCCGACGTCGAGCGCCTCCGGGACCGTCCCGCCCCGGCCAGCGCCGTCGTCGGAGACACCGACGACCGGGTCGAGCTCCAGTCGCTGGGCACCGGCCGCCGCACCCGCGGCGCGCTGGCCGTCGGCACGGGGGCCGCGCTCGGCACGGCCGAGCGCTACGCGGTGCACTCCGCGGTCGCCCTGCTGACACTCACCACGGCCCGCTCCCGCTCGCTCCAGGGCGCGGAGCAGCGCCTCGGCGCTGCGGTCCTGCGCATGCTGCTGGCCGGGCAGCCCGACCACGCCCGTGCTGTCGCCGGCGACCTGTACGGGGGCCTGCTCGACGCCCCCTTCCGGCTGCTCATCGCGGAGGCCTTCACCCCGTCGGCCCCCTCCGCCCCCGTCGCCACCGAGCTGCTCGCCGAGACGATGGAGGCCGCGGCGGCCCGGTCGGGCGAGGCGCTGCTGATGGTCCCCGAGGGCGAACGGGTCGTGGTGCTGGCCGCGGACGGCGGCGCCGCGGTCACCGCGTGCGCCGCGCATGCCGGGACGCAGGACGAGCGCCCGGCGCACGAGCCGGGGAAGGAGGAGGGCGACGTCGTCGTCGGACTGTCCGCCCCCTGCGGCCCCATCGCCGTCGCCGCCGCGTACAAGCAGGCCGAACAGGCGCTCTCGGTCGCCCGCCGCAGAGGCAGGGCCCTGGTCGAGCACGAGGAGCTCGCCGCCGGCTCCGTCCTGCCGCTCCTGGCCGACGACGCGGTACGGGCCTTCGCCGACGGGATGCTGCGCCCCCTGTACGAACACGACGCGAAGGGCCGGGGCGACCTGGTCGCCTCGCTGCAGGCCTGGCTCTCCCGGCACGGCCAGTGGGACGCCGCCGCCGCGGACCTGGGCGTCCACCGCCACACACTGCGGTACCGGATGC